Within the Nitrospira sp. genome, the region GCCATGAGCCGCCTCCGGCACAAACTCCACGACGATCCGAAGCGTCCCCGCTATTTCAGGACAGTCTGGGGCACAGGATATCTCTTCATACCCATACCCCAGGTCACCACGCCTGATGCGCCCGATGGCACGGCGGAGTCGTCGCATGGCTGACACCGGCCGTGTCTTTGGAGGTCACCGCTCCATTTTCTTCAAACTCTTCCTGATCTACGTCGTCACGACGGTGGCCCTCGTCGCCGCCGTGGGCGGGTATGGTCGGATGGTCCTGCGCAACGACGATCTTCGGCAGACCCGAACCCGTCTCTTAGCCCACTCCCTGCGCGCGATCATCGAAGAACTCGGCCAGCCTCCGGACCGGTCGCGTGCCGTCCAGCTCGCGCAGGAGACGGGCATGCAGGTCCGAGTCGAGGAGCCCGGCTCAAGCTGGGCTACGGACGATCGTCTCCCTGACAGTGCCGCATTGAAGGACGCCCACGTTCATAACGATCTCGGCATGGTCATGGGGCACGACCGGGGGCGTCGCTTTGTCATCTTGGAACAGGGTGAGCGTCGGTTCCTATTTTTCTTCGGCGACAAGTCCCGATTCGAGGCAGAACACCTGGCGGTGATCATCGTCTTGATCGGGTTGATTCTGGGAACCAGCTACGTGGTGGTCCGCCGGCTGTTCCGTCCTCTGGATTGGCTCGGCCACGGCGTGGAGGAAATTGCGGCAGGCAATCTGGCACACCAGGTCCCCGTCCGTTCGCGGGACGAACTGGGCCGCTTGACGGTCGCACTGAACGACATGGTCACCCGTATCCGCGCCATGTTGCAGGCGCGGGATCGCCTGTTGCTCGACGTGAGTCACGAACTGCGCACCCCCCTGACTCGCATGAAGGTCGCTCTGGAGTTCATTAAGGACGAGCCGGGGCGGAATACAATCCAGCAGGAAGTGCGCGAGTTGGAAGCCATGGTCACGGAGTTGCTGGAGTCCGAACGGCTCAACAGCGGGTACGGCGGCCTGCAAAAACAAGAGACCGACCTTGTCGCCGTCATTCGCACACTCGCGGACGTGTACCGGACGCAGAAGCCCGGCATTCGAATCGACGCGCCCGCGTCGCTCACCTTCGCCCTCGACCAGCATCGAGCGACAATGGCGATACGGAACGTCGTCGAGAACGCACTGAAGCATACCGCACCGGACGGCGAACCAGTGGAAATCCGCATCGAGAAGACCTCTCACATCGTCAGGGTATCGGTTCACGATCACGGGCCTGGTATTCCGAGGGAGGAGCAGGGGTTGATCTTCGAGCCGTTTTATCGCGTGGACAAGTCACGCACCCGTGCAACGGGTGGATACGGCCTGGGGCTCAGTCTTGCCAAAAAAATCATGATCGCACATGGCGGAGACATCCTGGTCGACAGCCAACCGGGGTTGGGCACCACGTTCAGCCTGATTTTTCCCCCGTGTGATCCGCTAGCAGTGCGGTAGGGGGCTCCACACGCGCGAGGTCTCTCCCGCCAAGGACAATTACTAATCCAGTGCTTGCTCATGCGCAAGTTGACACGCTCAGACGCAACGCCGACAGCCACCTTCCATGTCGCATAGGAAGACACCTCATGTTCCGTCGGCCGCTTCCGTCCGGACGAAGCGTGTCGACCCAGCGCTGGCCCACGTTTGCTAGAACTGACTCGCAAACGGCGTCATCAGGGTCCCGACGATCCGGCCGAACCAGCTACGGTCTTCCAAGCTCTCGCGCGAAACAATTCTGGAGTGTGTGAGATCCTCCTCGAGGATCTCCTCCACGCGCGTGGCGATTGTGGCGCTGTAGAAGATCACGTTCAATTCATCGTTGAGCGCCATGGAACGATTGTCGAAGTTCATGCTGCCGACCGTGGACCAGACTCCGTCGATCGTCATCGCTTTGGTATGCAGGAGGGCCGGAGCATATTCGTAAATTTCGATGCCGGCATCCAGTAAGGCGCCAAAGTCCTCCCGTTGCGTCTCCTGCACCATGTATTCAACCCAAGCCTCTCGGATGACGCTCGGAACTAGGACACGGATGGACACTCCACGTTGTACCGCCTCGACCAAGGCGGACTTCATTTGGTCGTCAAGAATGAGATACGGGGTCGAGATCAGAATCGACTGTTTCGCTGACATGATCGCCTGCAAGAAGACCTCGTAGAGGGCATAGTTGTCTCTGGTAGGGGAACTCCGGACGATCTGTGCCTGGACAGGGCCGTCGTTGATGGTCACGGCAGCGTAGGCCAGGTACTCGTCTCCTCCCAGGACGACAGTGGTCGCCTCCTTCCAGTGCTCGATAAACGCCTCCTGCAATTGCTGGACAACCGGTCCCTCGAGCCGTACGTTCGTTTCCCGCCAGTGCCCCTTGGTGAGGCCGTCGCCGCTCCAACTCTCGTCAATGCCGTAGCCGCCCGTGATGCCGATCCGGCCGTCCACGACAACAACTCGACGATGGTTTCGTTTGTTGGTCTTTTCTAAGTTCCAAATGGTTTTTGGTCGAAACTCGGCGACGAGCTGGCATCCCGCCTCTTTGAGCCGATCACCATAATCTTTCGGAAACTCTTCCGAGCCGTGTGCATCCAACAGGATGGAGGCACGTACGCCAGCCCGGCAACGCTCTTCGAAGATCGTCACGATATTTTCGCCGATGGCGCTTCGGCGAAAGATGAACGCTTCGAACGTAATGGTCTGTTTCGCCGCCCGCAGTTCATCAAGTAGGACCGGAAACGTTTCGTTCCCGTTGAGCAGAATGTCGACCTTGTTGTCGCCGCTGATCGGCGCACCGGTGAATCCTTCCAATACCTTTTTGAGGGACGGGTCGGAAATCGACAGCCGCGGGAGTGTGAGTTGAGGCGGCTGCTGGGCGCACCCGGTCCATAGAAATAGGCACACAAGGCTCCATGCGACACAGAGACCCACCGAACGATTCGACCCGTCAGGCCCCCCGCGAAGGGATCGCGGGTGCGTGGTAGAATGAGAATTTTCGAGACTGCTCCGGCCAGCTCGCTTCATCCACCCCATCCCTTTAACGGAGGCCTCGACCCGATGCGGATGCTGATTACAGACTTGGCGACGCCTCGGGGGCCGTTGCTCGCTAAGCTCATGCTTGTCTGGTATATGACGCTGTTCCTACTCATGGCCATCTCCCCCGTGGACCCACGAATTTGGTGGGGCGCTAATGTGCTGCCTATTATATTTGTCACGGCGCTGGTCGTCACGTTTCGGCGCTTCCCACTGTCCACGACTTCTTACCTGCTCATCAGTCTCTGGCTCACGCTACACACTATCGCCGTCCATTATACGTATCCACAAGTACCGATGGGATTGTGGCTCGATCAATGGTTCGATTTTCAACGCAACCATTTTGATCGGATCGTCCATTTTGCCTTTGGCTTTCTCTTCACCCCGCCGCTGGCGGAGATCTTCCGGAGGGTGGCCACGGCACGGGGATGGTTACTTCCCTATCTTGTGATCATCAGTATTCTGGGATTTAGCGCGCTCTGGGAAATTGCCGAGGCGTGGATTGGGCAAATCGCTCATCCCGACGTCGAACGAGCCATGGTGGGACATCAGGGAGATGTCTGGGATCCCCAGCGCGACATGGCATCGGCCTTCTACGGGTCATTGGCGTGTGTGGGCTTGCTGCAACTGGCGCGAAGGTTCAAGCAGGCGCGGAAGGAGCCGCTGCCGGAAGAGGCAGCGGAAGAAATGACCGCCGTATCGATACGAGCCTCAGTTCAGGAGGAGCGGTAGCCTGGAATGTCAGAACTCCATCAGCTCCATGACAGCGTTGATACACAGCTCCCATTATTTGGACATGAAGCCGATAAAGATACATGCAGTATCCAATGCGATACGAAGAGCACCCTATCCCAATATCGCGGCACCGCGATCCCAGGCCAACCGTTCCTTCTGAATATAGCGCTTCCGGCCTCAACAGCGGTCCGGATACCGCTCACACGTGGACTTCTCCGTCATGGCACCACCATTGCAGATCCACTGGCTCAGAGGAGGTGCCGTCATGAAAGAATTTCTTGTCGTCATCGTTGCATTATCAGTCTGCATGATGCTGTTTGCCACGCCACCGTCATCGGGACTCCCTGCTGCACGCACATCCGACACGCTCGCGAGGTACTGGGTCAATCCAGATGGCGCACGCGGAGCACCTAACGGAGCGCCTCGAGGTGAATCGGCTCGAGCGATCGCGATGTGGACGAATCCGGGGGGAGAGAAAGGATCGTTGGATTCGACGACTCCATAGGCCTCGTCCTGCGGGGACGACGACGCATTTCTCGCAGCTACGGTCCGAACCCGAGCGTCCGATACATGACAAGGGCGTCGACGTACCCCATTCGCGGGTGATGAAACGCCCCGGGCAATCGCCCGACGATCTCGAAGCCGCAGCGTTGCCAGAGCCGCACGGCACGATGGTTGGTACTCACCACGAGATTGAACTGCATAGCCAGGAAGCCGCGCGCGTGCGCGCGGGCTATGGAATGCTCGCACATCGCGCGACCGATCCCGCGTCCGGTTGCCCATGCCCCGGTGACATACCCGCAATTCGCCACGTGCGCGCCCCCGGCGAGACAATTGGAGCGCAAGTAGTACGTGCCTGCAATCTCCCCATCGTCCCGTGCGACGAAGGCTTCATGGCTGGGTGAAAACCAGTAGGCCAGCGCGTTCGCGCGATCCAAGTCACGTGGCAACGGGTACGTCTCCCCGGCGGCGATGGTCGGCGCCAGGATGTCCCACACGGCGCCGTGATCCTCGAGCGTGGCCGTTGCGATATGAATCGGCATCTCCTCTTCCTCGCGCAAAGCGGACCTTGTCGATGCCGACACGAAGATTCAACCCTCCCTGTTGCGTCTGGCGATGACGCAACTCACCATCGTGCTGGAAGCGGTGGAATCAACCTTATTCATCCCTGAGCGCAAACACCTGGAAGTGCTGGCGGTCGATCACATCGAAATCCGACACAAGCCGATAGCCGGCAGACTCCATTTCACGTCGGACCACCTCTTTGGCCGTCCCGTGCCCCAGCAGTCCCGAGAAGAAACCATGCGGATGGAACTCCAGGATCGCGACTCGCCCGTCTGCCTTGAGCTGTCCGGCCATTGAGCGGAAATATTCTACACGGGCATCCATATGATGGTAGGTGTCACAGCTGAACACCAGGTCCACGGGCTCCGGCAGATTCGCGCGTTCAGGGCTGGCACGGACCGGCACGACGTTGGTCGCTCGGCGAGACGTCCGTGCTTGCGCGAGCATCTCCAATGCCGTGTCGTTGATCTCGACCGCATACACCATCCCATCCGGTCCTACGGCCTTGGCAAGATACCAGGTGAAGTACCCTCCCCCGGCACCGAGATCCGCCACATTGGAACCCGGCGCAATCTCCAGCATCTCGATCACGGTCTTGGGTTTCTGCCACACATCCCGCGACGGATCATTCATGTGTCGATAGGCCAGCTCGGCACAACCGGCAAGCCATAGACTGCTCGCAACCAGGGCGCTGATAACTGTGCGCGTTGGCATACTCATCCGCCATTTGCATTCAACAGGCCGAGTCCCTCCACGACATCATGCCCGCCGGGATTTCGAACCGCGCCATTCCACGGCGCTCACCTGGCGTCCTCGGTTCGGTGGCAGATTTCGAGGCGGTTGCCGGAGGGATCCTCAAAAAACACCGCATAATACCCCGGTCCTTCAGCATAGTCGGGTCCTTCGACATTTCGGGCCCCTGCCAGGACGACAAGCTCCGCAAGCCGGTCCACCTCGGTGGTACTGTCTGCCCAGAACGCAATTCGGCATTCGTTCGGCACGTGCTTCGCTGACTCGGTGATCCCGAAAAATATCCCAGACCCGCAGGCTGCCTCCGTTTCGAACTGCAGCCACCCTGGAACTCCGGCATTCCGCGTGAACCCCAGCGCGGGTAGCAGCGTCTCATAGAAGGGACGTGCCTCGGTGAGATTCCGCACCCGTAGATCGATATGATCAAATCGTTTCGGCACGGGTAACCTCTCTTGCAAGATGCCTGATGAGAGGGTCCCCCGGCGAGGCGTCGCGGGAAGGACGAAGTACCGCCGGCTGCCTATTTGACGCAGCTGACCGCGGGATCACTCCCGCCCTGGGAAGGAAGCATGCGATCGAGCAAAAAGTATACGGGGCAGAAGCCCGTCATGCCACTCTGAATCAACGTCACGCCGATCACGGCCGGCACGAGCAGCCAGTACGCGCTGGCATAATGCCCCAGCGCGACTCCGATCGTCACCACAAGCCCCACGATCGTGTCGTGAATGCGTCGTTTCCGGATCATGATACGTCCTCCATTGGGGGGTGGGAGAACTGTACGTTTATCAAGCGGACGTCATGAACGTCCGATTAGGCTAATCCCGTCTCGCCATCCTGTCAAGGCTCTCAACGACACGCATGGACAGCAACACCATCGAGCACAGGCCCGCGCGTACCACGTCATCGGGGCCCGGTAGGATCTGAAGACCGATCGTCGCGCGAACGCGTGCCTCACCGCATTTCGTCGGGTGACGGATTCTTGAGGGTTGACACGGTTGGAGAGCGTGATACCGTACGCGGGATTACGGCACAACGTGCACCCCACGGCTTCCGTGGTCGACGGGGTCATGGCAGTGAACGCCTCATAGCTTTCCAATACTGTGCCATGGCGCACGAGTCACCACTTATGAGCGGTTATCTTCCAGTCTGGAAGATTGGACGCAATCACCGGAGGATTTGTCATGTCGTATTTAGAAGATCTGTTCTCACTCAAAGGGAAGAATGCCTTGGTCACCGGCGCGGCGTCGGGACTTGGCCAACGATTCGCCTACGCGCTTGCTAAGGCCGGCGCTCGGGTTGCCCTTGCGGACAGAAATCCGGAAGGCCTGACGATGACTGCCAAGATGATCAAGGATGTCGGGGGAGAATCCGTCTCTCTCACGGTCGACCTCCGAAAGAAGCAGGAGATCATGGCGGCCATCGACAAGGCGATCGCCTCGTTCCAGCGCATCCATGTGCTCGTGAATTGCGCGGGGATCGCCTATTGGAAGCCCATGCTCGAACTGTCAGAAGAGGATTGGGACGACACCCTGGATACCAACCTCAAGGGAACCTGGTTGATGGCGCAACATGTCGCGAAGCACATGATCGAACACCAGATCAAGGGAAGCATCATCAACGTCTCGTCGGCGACCTCAACAGGGGCACAGAAGGACCTGACCCACTACAGTACCTCGAAGGCCGGCGTGGATCATTTGACCCGGAACATGGGTTATGAGCTGGCACCCTATGGGATCCGGGTCAATACGTTTGGACCGGGAGGATTCAAAACGGCAATGGTGACGGAATTCCTGAAGACGCCGGACGGACAGAAAGCGCAAAACTGCGTTCCGTCCAAACGGTTTGCCGACCTCCATGAGGTCGATGGACCGATCGTGCTGCTGGCGTCGGATGCATCGAGCTATATGACCGGATCACGTGTTGGCGTGGACGGAGGACTCAGCAGTCATCCGTATTTCTAAGGGGATCGTGGCCACGAAAGAAGCGCTGCTACTGATTCCCGGTGTGGGCAGCGATCACCGGCTGTGGGAACACCAGGTCTGTCACTTAGGTGATCTCGCTGATATACGGGTGGAAGTGCCCTGTCGCTCTCCGTCTCGCGCCGAGGCGGTTGCTGAGCTGCTCCAGAAAGCGCCTGATCGATTCGCCTTGGCTGGCCAGTCCTATGGCGGCTGGTTGGGCCAAGTGGTGGCTGCGACGGCTCCGGAGCGCGTATCCAAGCTCATGCTGTTTCATACGTTTTCGAGACTGACTGACGCCCACCTCGAGACCTTTCGCCACTGGGTCGATCTGATCGACCAGAATCACCTCACTCCATCTTTGCAAGCCTCCCTCACCGGTGCGGTCCATCCGCGTCGGTTGAAGGATCGCAACTTCCTCGAGACGCTCTACACCATGCAACAGGCGTTTCCTCTGGAGGGCCGTCGCAACCAACTTCAAGCGATCATCAACGAGTATGAGACGGCGTCGCTCCTCCCGGACATCGTCTGCCCGACTCTGGTCGTGCATGCGCGAGAAGACTCGGTCTTTTCTCTCGAGGAGCATCAGTACATGGCGCAGCACATCACGGGGGCCAAGTTGACGATCCTCGAAGAATGTGGCCACATGGGGCCGCTGGAACAGCCCCAAGCCGTGACCGCACTGATGCGCTTATGGTTGAGCCTCTGACGTGCTGCCAGGCCTTGCCTCCCGAGACGAGAGATCCGGTGTCGCAAAGAAGAACGTCTCAGAATCCCTGCGCTGTCTGAGATCCGATAACCGGCGATCCGCCTCATCCAAAGTGGGGTTCTTGACGTGCATGATCGAGACGCGCACTACTACACCGAGCGACTCAAGCATGGTGAACAGGCAGCCGGGTCCTGTCATGATGTGGTGCCAAACCAACCCAACACACCATGATCGAAGATGAATTTCCCCCTCACGAAATCCTCTCCTTTTCGTGTTCCTTGCTCTTAGAGAGAGTCCTGCGATAGGCTTTCATGGAACGCTAAATCAATGAATGGCGACAATCGCCTCCCGCTTACGAAAGGAGATTCCAGCCATTAGCGTGAAGCCACCATGAAGGCCCAACCGTTTATTGTGGCTACTAAAGACTACGATCCCGCGTTAAATGTGCTCGGCACCAAAGTGACCGTGCTTGCGTCAAGCGCAGCGACGCGATCCTATGAGATCACCCGGTAGCAGGGCGGCGATGGAATAGGTCCTCTGCTGCGTAGCCACAACTGGGACGAATCCTTCTACGTCCTCAAGGGCCAGGTCGAGGTCGGTTGTGGAGGCAAGACCGAATTATGCATGCCCGGTACGCTCGTGCACGTGCCCGCTGGCAGGGTACACGGTTCTACGGCTCCGGTGGCGGCGAGATGCTCGAAACTCACCGGCCAGGGCGCCTCGGTTACACAGATGTTCACCGCCATCAACAAGGAATTCCCCCCAAGCGCTTCCAACATTCCCGAGGTGCTGGAGGTGCTCAAACGGAACGGGGTAACGGTCGCGACTTGAGCCACCACGTCGACGCGATCCTACGCGGCTGGTCATCTCGGACTCTATCTTGGTCCCAGCCTGGTGCCAAACATCGGCATCACGAATCCTCTCCTGTTGCTGAGGATTCGTTGTCTTGGGTATCTTGAGATACCTTAACATCGATCTCTAATTTATAGATCTTTGAGTTACACCATTAAAGGAAGTCATCGGTGGCCTAGCGGGTTCCCTGACGATAAACCCAATCGTCTGTACCGCTGTAAGAGTTTGACTACTCAGGGGGAGGTCAGTGCGTGATGAGACAAATCGATGAAAATTATTGGAAGGACTATTTTGATACGCATAATGACAGGCGCTTCGATGATCTAGTGAGTAACTTTTACACCGAAGATGCTGCCTTTGAGAACCCGAAGATTCAAGTAATGGGCCAGGACCGACTTATCAGTTTTTTAAAACAAAGCAATCAAGATGTTTGGATTGAATTGATACCCCGCGCGATTATTTCAAACACTGGCGTGACGGCCATAGAGTTGGATTGCGTCATTCACGCCGAAAAGGATTTGCCGGATTTTCTGCTCGGCCCCATGAAGGCAGGTGACAAAGCAAAAATGCGTATGGCTGCCGTTTACCACCTAACCCAAGACCGAATTTCTCGGGCAAGCATTTACTGGGGACGGGGCGTAGGGTGAGGGGTGAGGAGTATGGGGTGAAGACCCTCGTGTGAGGGCGGTGAAGTAACAAGAGGTTCCCCCTACATTTGTGCACCTCCTGACCGAGCTTGTTGCTCGCTCGTCAATTTTCATGATGATCTGGTTACCTTGCTCTCGTTGCTTTGGAACTCATGTGCTTCTGGTTGAGTGACTGAAGTACATCGGATGTAGCAGGGATATGGGCGCCCTCTTATGACCACACCCACCTCACTGCGTCGCCTGGTCATCGCGTGCTCGTTCGTCGCCAATTTGGTACTGTGTCCGAACATCAAGGCCGACGAGCACATGTCTCCCCACAATGGTGATCATCAAACGATGCTGCTGAAACACCCGGCCTTCATCCTCTCGATGGATCCTGATCTCGGCAAGGGACCGCTGGGCCTCATCGAAGGAGGCGATCTGCTCGTGGAAGACGGCACGATCCGCGCCGTCGGCAGAACGCCAGACGCGCCGCATGCCACGGTCATCGACGCCACGGGGTTGATCCTCATGCCCGGGTTCGTCGACGTCCACAATCACCTCTATCAATCGGTGATCCGCGGAGCCTGCGCCGACCAGGACTTGCTCGGCTGGCTCGAACGGTGCGCATATCCGAGTACACGCGCCTTTTCGGCTCAAGCAGTCTACGACGCCACCCGACTGTCGACCTTAGGCCTCATCGACACCGGAGTGACTACCGTTGTGGACTGGGTCCCTATGGCCTTCACACCGGAGGTGGCGACGGCAAATCTTCGTGCCCTCACCGATTCCGGCCTGCGATTCGCGTTCGGATACAGCCCGAAAGATGCGGAAAAGGAGACGGTGCAAGACCTCAAATCCAAGTGGATCGACCCGAATCCGCTCGCGCGTCTCCAATTGTCTGGGGCAACGTATTCCGCCTTTGAGGAACATCTGGCGAAGATCGTCCGCCTCGCAGGAGAGCTGGATATTGCGGTGAACGTTCACCTGTTGGAGCACCCCCGGCAGCGTGACGACGATCCGTTCTCGATCCTCGAACGAACGGGCGCACTCGCGCTGGGATCGAATCTCCTGGTGAACCATGCCATTCATGTCTTGCCCGGCGAGATCACGCGATTGGCGCAACACGGTGTGCGGGTCGCCCACTGTCCGCTGAGTAACATGCGGTTGGGCTCGGGGATCATGCATCTGCCGGAGTTTCACGATGCGGGGGTCAGGGTGGGACTTGGGCTCGACGGAGGGACGAACGACACAACCGATTTCTTCAATCTGATGCGTGCGGCCGTCGGACTCCAGCGAGCGAGGGCACAGACCACCACGGTGTACCCGCACATCGCCGACGTGCTGCGGATGGCGACCATCGAGGGAGCGGCCATCCTCGGTCTGAATTCCATCATCGGCTCTCTTTCGCCGGGAAAGCGGGCCGATCTCATCGCGATCGATCCGCGCGGGGTGAATTTCGCCCCCACGGTCGACGTGGCAAGCCAACTGGTGCTGAACGCCCAACCGGCGAACGTGCGCTATGTCATGGTCGACGGGAAACTGCTG harbors:
- the gno gene encoding 2-deoxy-D-gluconate 3-dehydrogenase; amino-acid sequence: MSYLEDLFSLKGKNALVTGAASGLGQRFAYALAKAGARVALADRNPEGLTMTAKMIKDVGGESVSLTVDLRKKQEIMAAIDKAIASFQRIHVLVNCAGIAYWKPMLELSEEDWDDTLDTNLKGTWLMAQHVAKHMIEHQIKGSIINVSSATSTGAQKDLTHYSTSKAGVDHLTRNMGYELAPYGIRVNTFGPGGFKTAMVTEFLKTPDGQKAQNCVPSKRFADLHEVDGPIVLLASDASSYMTGSRVGVDGGLSSHPYF
- a CDS encoding N-ethylammeline chlorohydrolase, which encodes MTTPTSLRRLVIACSFVANLVLCPNIKADEHMSPHNGDHQTMLLKHPAFILSMDPDLGKGPLGLIEGGDLLVEDGTIRAVGRTPDAPHATVIDATGLILMPGFVDVHNHLYQSVIRGACADQDLLGWLERCAYPSTRAFSAQAVYDATRLSTLGLIDTGVTTVVDWVPMAFTPEVATANLRALTDSGLRFAFGYSPKDAEKETVQDLKSKWIDPNPLARLQLSGATYSAFEEHLAKIVRLAGELDIAVNVHLLEHPRQRDDDPFSILERTGALALGSNLLVNHAIHVLPGEITRLAQHGVRVAHCPLSNMRLGSGIMHLPEFHDAGVRVGLGLDGGTNDTTDFFNLMRAAVGLQRARAQTTTVYPHIADVLRMATIEGAAILGLNSIIGSLSPGKRADLIAIDPRGVNFAPTVDVASQLVLNAQPANVRYVMVDGKLLKDGNRFVGVDPAPLIDSAQRTADRLRQMNNPSE
- the cls gene encoding cardiolipin synthase B: MCLFLWTGCAQQPPQLTLPRLSISDPSLKKVLEGFTGAPISGDNKVDILLNGNETFPVLLDELRAAKQTITFEAFIFRRSAIGENIVTIFEERCRAGVRASILLDAHGSEEFPKDYGDRLKEAGCQLVAEFRPKTIWNLEKTNKRNHRRVVVVDGRIGITGGYGIDESWSGDGLTKGHWRETNVRLEGPVVQQLQEAFIEHWKEATTVVLGGDEYLAYAAVTINDGPVQAQIVRSSPTRDNYALYEVFLQAIMSAKQSILISTPYLILDDQMKSALVEAVQRGVSIRVLVPSVIREAWVEYMVQETQREDFGALLDAGIEIYEYAPALLHTKAMTIDGVWSTVGSMNFDNRSMALNDELNVIFYSATIATRVEEILEEDLTHSRIVSRESLEDRSWFGRIVGTLMTPFASQF
- a CDS encoding acetyltransferase, with translation MPIHIATATLEDHGAVWDILAPTIAAGETYPLPRDLDRANALAYWFSPSHEAFVARDDGEIAGTYYLRSNCLAGGAHVANCGYVTGAWATGRGIGRAMCEHSIARAHARGFLAMQFNLVVSTNHRAVRLWQRCGFEIVGRLPGAFHHPRMGYVDALVMYRTLGFGP
- a CDS encoding hydrolase yields the protein MLAWTEDSAVIRISKGIVATKEALLLIPGVGSDHRLWEHQVCHLGDLADIRVEVPCRSPSRAEAVAELLQKAPDRFALAGQSYGGWLGQVVAATAPERVSKLMLFHTFSRLTDAHLETFRHWVDLIDQNHLTPSLQASLTGAVHPRRLKDRNFLETLYTMQQAFPLEGRRNQLQAIINEYETASLLPDIVCPTLVVHAREDSVFSLEEHQYMAQHITGAKLTILEECGHMGPLEQPQAVTALMRLWLSL
- a CDS encoding lactoylglutathione lyase, yielding MPKRFDHIDLRVRNLTEARPFYETLLPALGFTRNAGVPGWLQFETEAACGSGIFFGITESAKHVPNECRIAFWADSTTEVDRLAELVVLAGARNVEGPDYAEGPGYYAVFFEDPSGNRLEICHRTEDAR
- a CDS encoding membrane protein, which produces MRMLITDLATPRGPLLAKLMLVWYMTLFLLMAISPVDPRIWWGANVLPIIFVTALVVTFRRFPLSTTSYLLISLWLTLHTIAVHYTYPQVPMGLWLDQWFDFQRNHFDRIVHFAFGFLFTPPLAEIFRRVATARGWLLPYLVIISILGFSALWEIAEAWIGQIAHPDVERAMVGHQGDVWDPQRDMASAFYGSLACVGLLQLARRFKQARKEPLPEEAAEEMTAVSIRASVQEER